The Nerophis lumbriciformis linkage group LG24, RoL_Nlum_v2.1, whole genome shotgun sequence genome includes a region encoding these proteins:
- the mettl2a gene encoding tRNA N(3)-cytidine methyltransferase METTL2, translated as MAVPHNPCDLTPILSDSNSTEEKRPQFGTRFLTDPRQVFQHNAWDNVEWTEEQEAAAKTKVQENSQPLPQEKQEDYDNRANEYWNDFYTIHENRFFKDRHWLSTEFPELAPARGECPSQLTRPEVPCTVSCPQSSLDVGQSDANRGLPGSSATYRILEVGCGVGNTVFPILKTNNDPGLFVYCCDFSSTAVELVKANQEYDPARCFAFVHDLSDASASYPILDGTLDVVVLIFVLSALHPDKMQASISRLARLLRPGGVMLLRDYGRYDMAQLRFKKGRCLSDNFYVRGDGTRVYFFTQDELHAMFTEAGLEKVQNLVDRRLQVNRGKQLTMYRVWIQCKYRQASVDQGRGGNPQS; from the exons ATGGCGGTGCCCCACAACCCCTGTGACTTGACTCCAATTCTTTCTGATTCCAACTCCACCGAGGAGAAACGACCCCAGTTCGGGACTCGCTTCCTTACGGACCCCCGGCAGGTTTTCCAGCACAACGCCTG GGACAACGTGGAGTGGACTGAGGAGCAAGAAGCAGCTGCAAAGACCAAAGTGCAAGAAAATAGTCAGCCCCTGCCTCAAGAGAAACAAG AGGACTACGACAACCGGGCCAACGAGTACTGGAACGACTTCTACACCATCCACGAAAACCGCTTCTTCAAAGACCGCCACTGGCTATCTACGGAGTTCCCGGAGTTGGCTCCAGCGCGCGGCGAGTGCCCCAGCCAACTAACCCGTCCTGAGGTCCCGTGCACGGTTTCCTGTCCTCAGAGCAGTTTAGATGTCGGGCAAAGTGACGCAAACCGCGGGCTCCCAGGTTCTTCTGCCACATATCGCATTCTTGAG GTCGGCTGTGGTGTAGGCAACACAGTGTTTCCCATCTTGAAGACGAACAA tgatcCAGGACTTTTTGTGTACTGCTGTGATTTCTCCAGCACCGCCGTGGAGCTTGTTAAG GCTAACCAAGAGTACGACCCCGCTCGATGTTTCGCCTTTGTTCACGACTTGAGCGACGCCAGCGCCTCGTACCCCATCCTGGACGGAACCCTGGATGTCGTGGTGCTCATCTTTGTGCTTTCGGCGTTGCATCCGGACAA GATGCAGGCATCCATCAGTAGACTAGCGCGGCTGCTGAGGCCCGGCGGAGTGATGTTGCTCAGGGACTACGGCCGCTACGACATGGCGCAGCTCCGCTTCAAGAAAG GAAGGTGTCTGTCAGACAACTTTTATGTCCGTGGTGACGGAACAAGAGTGTACTTCTTTACTCAAG ACGAGCTCCATGCCATGTTCACGGAGGCCGGCCTGGAGAAGGTGCAGAATCTGGTGGACCGAAGGCTGCAGGTGAACCGGGGTAAGCAGCTCACCATGTACAGGGTGTGGATCCAGTGCAAGTACCGCCAAGCTTCCGTAGACCAGGGCAGAGGTGGAAACCCACAGTCCTGA